The Bacillus sp. Y1 genome includes the window TCATCGTAATATGTATGTTTTACATTAAAAAAGTCAAAACTTGCAAAAATTTAGTCAAAAAAAAAGACCCTTTGTCGGGTCTTACATCCATTTAATCTTCGGTTCTGTTTTATTCATAATTCTCTTGATATTTGCTCGATGACGATAAATAACAAATAAAGAAAGCAGAGAAACAACGATAATTAACAGTGGTTCCTTTGCAATTACTGCATAAATCACTGCTACAATGGATGCAATAATTGAAGAAAGTGATACGAACTTCGTTATGTATAAGCTAAGCAAGAATACAACGACCATCACAAGAAACATAACTGGAGCACATGCTAAAAGAACTCCACCTGACGTAGCCACCGCTTTTCCACCCTTAAACTTAGCAAACACAGGATACATATGCCCAACAACCGCAATCATCCCTGCAATTAAAGGATCAATTTGACCAGCCACTCCAAACATAACAGGAAGGGAGGAGGCAAGTGTACCTTTTAGGATATCAGCAGCGGTTACAATAATCCCTGCTTTTTTCCCTAAAGTACGAAATGTATTGGTTCCACCTAAATTTCCACTTCCATGCTCACGGATATCAATTCCGTAAAAAGCTTTTCCAACAATTAACCCTGAGGGAATGGAACCAAGCAGGTAAGAAACAATAACTATTAATGCAATTTCCATCATACAAATACTCCTTCACACTTCATATACCGTCTTATTATTGTACCATGTATTGCTTAAAAAACCATGTACAATTGGTTTTTTCCATTATATTCTCGTAACTTTTTTGTTGTTCAATCGTC containing:
- the plsY gene encoding glycerol-3-phosphate 1-O-acyltransferase PlsY; this translates as MEIALIVIVSYLLGSIPSGLIVGKAFYGIDIREHGSGNLGGTNTFRTLGKKAGIIVTAADILKGTLASSLPVMFGVAGQIDPLIAGMIAVVGHMYPVFAKFKGGKAVATSGGVLLACAPVMFLVMVVVFLLSLYITKFVSLSSIIASIVAVIYAVIAKEPLLIIVVSLLSLFVIYRHRANIKRIMNKTEPKIKWM